A single Pseudomonas sp. MM223 DNA region contains:
- the atzC gene encoding N-isopropylammelide isopropyl amidohydrolase (*Name atzC), whose translation MNDREFINAIDADGLPLHIAVTNGRITHIGPQRASAPARETIDLEGLLALPGFVDGHIHLDKSFVGDRWRPHQPVASLRERLAVEKRELASAPPIVERADALMRQAASFGTLAMRCHVDVDATTGLTHLHAMLEARDKWKDLIDIELVAFPQAGVVTCPGTAEVMEAAIREGVQVVGGIDPTTLDGDPDAQLDIVFGIAERHGVKVDIHLHEPGDICIAQLDRIAARTQALGMQGLVAVSHAYGLGDVCDAVVDRTAEVLAGAGISIMTNAPGEHAFPPVLRLRKGGVRVFTGNDNIQDAWWPYGNGDMLQRAMLVSYRSGFNTDEELRVALHMATEASAEVMGKKDYGLKVGNEASFVLFKAPNAAAAVAAAIHERVIVRHGAFWGGPAQLQLKATQFATEMRR comes from the coding sequence ATGAACGACCGTGAGTTCATCAACGCCATCGACGCCGATGGCCTGCCCCTGCACATCGCCGTAACCAACGGCCGAATCACCCACATCGGCCCGCAACGCGCCAGTGCACCCGCCCGCGAAACCATCGACCTCGAAGGCCTGCTGGCGCTGCCGGGCTTTGTCGACGGCCACATCCACCTGGACAAAAGCTTTGTCGGTGACCGCTGGCGCCCACACCAACCGGTCGCCAGCCTGCGCGAGCGCCTGGCCGTGGAAAAACGCGAACTCGCCAGCGCCCCACCCATCGTCGAACGCGCCGATGCGCTGATGCGCCAGGCTGCCTCATTCGGCACCCTGGCCATGCGCTGCCATGTGGATGTGGACGCCACCACCGGCCTGACCCACCTGCACGCCATGCTCGAAGCCCGGGACAAGTGGAAAGACCTGATAGACATCGAGCTGGTAGCCTTCCCGCAGGCCGGTGTGGTGACCTGCCCTGGCACCGCAGAGGTGATGGAAGCGGCCATCCGCGAAGGCGTGCAGGTAGTCGGCGGCATCGATCCGACCACCCTGGACGGTGACCCCGACGCGCAACTGGACATCGTGTTCGGCATCGCCGAACGGCATGGCGTGAAGGTAGACATCCACCTGCACGAACCCGGCGACATCTGCATCGCCCAGCTCGACCGCATCGCTGCACGCACCCAGGCACTGGGCATGCAAGGCCTTGTGGCAGTCAGCCACGCCTACGGCCTGGGCGACGTCTGCGACGCTGTGGTCGACCGCACCGCCGAAGTTCTGGCTGGCGCCGGCATATCCATCATGACCAACGCCCCCGGCGAACACGCCTTCCCACCCGTGCTGCGCCTGCGTAAGGGCGGCGTGCGGGTATTTACCGGCAACGACAACATCCAGGACGCCTGGTGGCCCTATGGCAATGGCGACATGCTGCAACGGGCCATGCTGGTCAGCTACCGCTCGGGCTTTAACACCGACGAGGAACTGCGGGTAGCACTGCACATGGCCACCGAAGCCAGTGCCGAGGTGATGGGTAAAAAGGATTACGGCTTGAAGGTTGGTAACGAAGCCAGCTTCGTGCTGTTCAAGGCACCGAACGCCGCTGCTGCGGTGGCGGCAGCCATTCATGAACGGGTAATCGTGCGCCACGGTGCATTCTGGGGCGGGCCTGCGCAGTTGCAGTTGAAGGCCACGCAGTTTGCGACCGAAATGCGCCGCTAA